The sequence GCTCTGTAAAAATGGGAATGAAgcatttaaatttataaaaagaaTTTACAGTGTGATGGAAAAAATACTGGACTAAATACTGGAGTTCTTATACCCATTTCATTCAGTTGTTACTATGTGTCCATAGGGAAGGTACTTATAAGAAgaactttctgtgcctcagtttctccatccaaaagatacaaaaccaaaaaaaccatacccattgccatcgaatcaattccgactcatagtaaccctgtataGAGAGGCCATATTTGCTCCTCTTCAGTTGATAGGATTTAGGGATGAGTTGATATAATAGGTGAAATAATTTAAGTTCTTTTTCTGATAAATGCTAAGTGAATAAAGGTATTTATTATGAGAAATAACTATATTATGACCACATGATTAACTAGTGGTTTAGTTTAATGTTTAACTAATGATTATTTAACACTTACTACCTAATAATAAATCATGGTAACTTTCAtgctgaatttggaattttaagAACAGAATTTTGGGTGAAGCTATCACTGTGCCTGGAaaatctaaaatttatatagctgaaaatattaaacaagacCTGATAGGACACTATAAAAGAGGTGGTAGACTTCTAAGCATCTCAGTTTTTGATGCATTTGCAAAAAAGATGTGTTTCTTCCATCATATTTCCCAGAAAAATACTCCAGTATGGTGGTATTAACAGTTTATCTGACAGATGTGACAGGAAGCTCAGCTTATATTTTGGATCCCAAGTCAATTCTGTTCACTGGCCTGTTGAGATTGGTTCTGAGTTTCCCATAGAAATTTTGTGAATTGAATactaaaaagaaagtaaaagactAGCATTGCATTCAGAGTTTTAAAGtatttaacttatttatttttaggtcACTAAAGAACAAGAGAATAATTCCAACATTCTTCAAATGAAGACGGGCTTGAAGACTGGCTCTAGAAAATGTCTAAGAGATATAACTAACACCCAGGCTCAAAGATCCAAGTCACCTCAGGGAAATCCAAAAGACCAGGCCACTCCTCCAAATAAGACAATTACTATTACCTTGGATGTAAACCACAGGGACAATGAAAATAGGAGACATAAGCTCACGTATAGTGAGAGAGATAGCTTATATGTGGCACTCAATACTCTTGAGGCTTTCAAAAAAGAGATGGAGACTCAGCAAGGCAAAGAAGTGCTGGTACGTGGCAAAGAAGGAATTGAAGGGTACATAAACCTTGGGATGCCCCTCCAGTGTATTCCTGAAATGTCCCACCTGGAAATTACATTTGTTCCAGGAAGAAGTAAACAAGGTAACCAGATACTTCGTCAGTATGACAAAACAGTGTCTACTGACTGTgtcaaattttatatttatgcAATTGGGAAGGAGACAAAAAGAATTGTTAAacacaaaagacttcacaaaaaaggGTTCAAACTCTGCGTCTATGCTTTCAAAGGAGAAACGATCAAGGACGCGCTGTGCAAGGATGGcaggtttctttcctttctggagAATGATGATTGGAAACTTATTGAGAACTTGGACACTGTTTTAGAAAGCACACTGCCAGTTGATGACTTCGAGGGCAAGCTCTTTGAGGTTGAAGTTAAGAAGAGAACAAGCCCAAGGGCAACAACCTCTCAGAATTCTGAGTCACAGCAAAGACACACCATTATGCTGAGACCATACATTGTGGACCAGTATCCCAGCTTGGAAAGACAAAGtgaaaaaatcagagaagacttccagaaagaaagaaagaagaaaaagtcatTGCTTAGCTTTCATAAAGAAAACTTTGGGAAACTAGTCATCAACTCTACCACGATGAAAGAACACAAagatttttctcattttggtCAGTCAGTTGGGTACATATCCTGGGACAACAACGGAAACAAAGGTTCTGCCACCTGCTTTGTTTTTAGAGGGCGCCATGTTCTTACTTGTCGGCATGTAATAAATTTAATTGTAGGAGAAGGAGTGGAGTCAAGTAAGTGGGCAGACATAATTAGTCAATGTGCAAGGGTGACATTTGCTTATGAAGAGTCCAAAGACCAAGAAAAGAACTGCTTTTTCTTTGAATCTCGGTTTGAGGTATCTGATGTAACTCTTGATTATGCTGTTCTACAACTGAGGGAAAATGGACAACCagtgcctgtgggactctatgatAGAATTTCTCCTGTACCACTTAATGGGTTGTTACATATTATTGGCCATCCAGATGGAAAGGTCAAGTCAACTGATAATTGCCTTGTGATCCCTCTGGGTCAGCGAGAAAAAAAATGTCAGGAACATATTCAAGCTAGAAAAGCAGAGGGTTGCGATCCACATGTTTATATGCACACTGAGAAAAGCTTCAAGGAAATAGTTGGCAACCCTGATGTGATTACCTATGACACCACTTTTTATTTTGGGTCTTCTGGTTCCCCAGTGTTTGATTCAAAATTTTCCTTAGTGGCCATGCATACTGCTGGCTACCCTTACAAGTACCAAAATGGGTTTTCCAGTCTCATTGAGTTTGGTACTACTATGGTAGCCATCCTCCATGATATTAAACAAAATCATGGAATGTGGTATCAGGCAGAATGTATAGATCAGCAGGATGTAGAAATGGTGAGTGATGAGGATTAAGGACTAGTGAGAACTCAGTCTATTTACTAGCTTTAAGGAGTTGCCTATGGAGTTGTTATTTCATAGTTAATGACGATAGCTTTCTAAATCCAAAATGGTCAGTTTCAtcaaaaataatagtaattagTATTATTGACCACTttgtatgtgccaggcatttttgTAAGCACGTGAAGAAATTAATCCTCAAAACTctatgtcagttctgactcatagcgaccctatgtacaacagaactaaacactgccctttcctgcaccatccttacaattgtttttatgcttgagcctatggctgcagccactgtgtcaatccatctcactaagggtcttcctcttttctgctgaccctgtactttaccaagcatgatgtccttctccagggacttatccctcctgacaacatgtccaaagtatgtaagacgcagtctcgccatccttgcttctaaggagcattctggttgtacttcttccaaaacagatttgttcgtttttttggcagtccttggtatattcaatattcttcgccaacaccacaattcaaagacgtcagttctttggtcttgcttattcattgtccagctttcacatgcatatgatgtgattgaaaatgctatggcttgggtcaggcgcaccttggttttcaaggtaatatctttgcttttcaacactttaaagaggtcctttgtagcagatttgcccaatgcaacgtgtcttttgatttcttgactgctgctttcatggatgttgattgtagatccaagtaaaatgaaatccttgagaacttctatcttttctctgtttgtcatgatgttgcttattggtccagatgtgaggatttttgttttctttatgttgaggtgtaacccatactgaaggctgtggtctttgatcttcattagtaagtgcttcaagtcctcttcactttcagcaaacaaggttgtgtcatctgcataacgcaggttgttaatgagtcttcctccaatcgtaatgcttggttcttctttatatagtccagcttctcggactcTATGAGGTATCCTTATTTTAAAGTCAAGCAATGTAAAGGATGATAAaccaaaaccccttgctgttgagttgattccaactcgtggcaatccTGTGTGCTATggggaagaactgctccatagggttttcttggctataatccttacagaagatcgctaggcctttcttctgcagcactgctgggtgggtttgaactaccaacctgtaAGTTGATAGATGaacgcaaactgtttgcaccactcaggtacCTAAGGGGTGATAAGATTAATAATCAGTTTTATGATGCTAAAAGCAGGgtaaacattgatttttttttttttccgtcttcTATATCTTCTCCCAAATTCAGTGCTTGAAGCCAGGATCCAAGACATGTTCATCTCATTATCTCTAATGTTTGCCACATAGAAAGTAAGTGCTCACAAAATGTAAGGGTGAATTGGGAGCAAAACTTGACGGCTACAGGTGATCTTACCTGGTGAGCTAAAAACTTGGTTAGAAATCATCTCAAAGTCTTTCAGCATTTCCGAAGTCctcatattattaaaattatcagGATATATGTGtcctgaaattaagagaataataACCACTCTAGATTTATAGGCTTTTAGGGCAAGGAGGAGATCTTAAAGATAATATTACTGATAGAAGAATTAGTGTTTAAATATACTTATTCATTTTTTTGACAATAGACTTTACTTTTTAGAATGGtgttagatttatagaaaaattagcagatagtacagagagttgcCATATCCCACCACTTCCCCTATACGTAGTTTCCCGTTACTGACATCTTACTTTAGTGTGGTATATTTGTCACAATAATCAATTAATATTGATACTTTATTAACTTTATtatttcagatttccttagtttttggtTCCAGGATCCCATTCAGGACTCCACATTATATTTAATTGTTGTCATGGCTCTTGAGGCTCCACTTAGCTGTGCcagtttctcagacttccctGGTTTTTGATAACCTTGACAGGTAGAAGCAGTCCTGCTCAGGTATTTTGCAGAATGCCCCTCGGTtagggtttgtctgatgtttttctcatgattagactggcaTTTTGGGTTCTTGGAGGAAATCACAGAagtaaagtgccattttcatcatcTACCAAGGGTACCTGCTACTAACATGATCTATCACTCTTAATGTTGACTTTGATCCCCTGGCTGAAGTAgtatttgtcaggtttctccactgtaatgcTACTTTTCTCCCCATTTGCATACTCCACTTTTTGGAAGGAAATCACCATGCGTAGCCCACACTTAACTGTAAAAAACTGCCAAGCTGtcatccaaagtggttgtattatttttgcattcccaccagcaatgaatgagtgtTGCTGTTGTTCCACGTCCTTGTCAGCTTTTGATATTGTcagttttttggattttaggaATACTAATAATATTGCAACTCCTGGGATTTTTTTTAGGGAGTTATGAACTTTATTAATGAAATTAGGGCTGTCTTAGATGATCTAGGATATGTATGTATACCTAGCAATAGTAGAGTATCAGCCTAGATTCAGTCAGGAAAATTGGGCCACTAAAAATGTTAAAGGAATAAGGTATTTAATATAGGAATTGGGGGCTTATATGAGTGTGAGAGCAAAGATCTGTAAGGCTGCAGACAGAGGTGTCGGCCTAAAGcactggaaaagagaaagaaggtgaCTGGTTGTGGGGAAGCCTGAGAAGCTGCCATGTCTTGTCACCATGATGGTGAAGTACTAACATACAGAATGGTTACAGAGTCGCTGCTGTCATACGCTACCTACTATTACAAAGTCCTGTCTGACGGCCATGACCTTCCAGAAACCAATGATCACTGCTTCATTTCCACCTTCCAGATTTCTTATGAGTCTTTTCATTGGCAAACCCTAACCCAGAGCATACAAGAATTCTGGGAAAAATAGTTCCCAGTTTTATAAAGAAGTGGTGGCATTATAAAATTGACAGCAAATAATCAGTACACACCCACACATGCAATAGATACTCATATGTATACTCATGAGTTATCCCTATCGATCAGGTTGTAATGCAGTGAGTACCATAACATGTATCTCACAACTTTAATTGATTAAGATGTCAAGTCAGCTGTACTTTGACTTTGTCCtgcaaataaattgtgatataaacAAATCCTGTCACCAGGCATTTTTGTTCACCTGCAGTGTTCTGCCATGTTTAATATCTGATGTCATCATAGAGAAATATCAGGTAAAAATCAGGCTAAAATTAGACACAGGTAGGAAGAAAAAagtttctgtttccattgatctttgATATAGCTCACCTCTTTCCTGCCTTCACTGTTTTTGGCTTGGGAATCCCCAGTGAACTCACAAAAGCTTTAAACATGGCCTTTCTCTCATTTctaccattgtttctttccaaaaatattcatttctttattttcttcttttccatctttcacaCTGAAACACAAACTCTTGCATTCTGTCACACCCTTTCCCTGGTCCCTTTGGAGCCAACCTGaaagaatttgaattttagatTGTGAAAACTAAAGGTCCCAGTAGTATTCCCAGtatgccttgggcaagttaactaAACTTGAGCCTTGATTTCTCATCTGCGATAATTTTTAGCATGTTTTAAGCACTGTTTTAACTATATATGCCCACTGAGGCATCACACTGGCCCTATGAAGTAGGTAattttattatccctattttactgatgaggagacAGGCACAGAGCAGTTAAGGAACCTGACCAAGGCTGTACAGCTAGTGAAAGCCAGAGTATGAACCCCAGGCAATCaagataaaacaacaacaacaaaaacaaacccaaacccgttgccatcgagtcagttccgactcagtgaccctataggacggagtggaactgccccatagagtttccaaggagcgcctggtggattcaaactgccgaccttttggttagcagccgtagctcttaaccactacaccaccgaggTTTCCAATCAAGATATAAGACGGAAATAATACTTCTTAGGAGGGTTGAATAAGGTACTCTCCATCCCCTTTTCCTTTTGTCCTTTTAACTCTTCAAGTTGTGGTTTTATGAATTATCTTGATTTGAGTTTGATTAGGAGATTTAAGGTTTGAAGAAGAACAGATCTAAAATGTTCAGATTTCTGCATGGGCATGAGAGAAAGTGAAGAAGGGAAATGAGATGGGAATTCTAAAGGTGGGAGAAAGGACAATTGTTCTATGAAAAGTCTGACCTCTGATCAAACCCCTTGGTGTTTTATCAACTTCTTCTACAGcctcttttcatttcttaatatacatacagaaaaatacacGCTTTGGGGAGTGTACACTCCTGTGAGTTTTAACATGTGTATAGATTCTTGTAACCACCACCTGGTCACACCATCTTGTAAAAGGATACAGACAATTCCAACACGCCAAAGAAATTCCCCCCATGCTTTGTAATCTGACTCTTCCCCCGCCCCTAATCCCTGACACCACTTGTTCTCTGTACTATAAAactaaaagccaaaccagttgccatagagtggattccaactcatggcaaccccatgtgtgtcagagtagaacagcaccctatagagttttcaacttttagaagtagattgccgggcatTTCTTCCGAAGCACCTTGAGTtgccatctttttggttagtagccaagtgcttaaccatttgtactacccaggaactcctgctCTGTTCTATAACCTATTGttattgagtcgatcctgactcatagagaccccatggaatggagtaggactgccccataaggtttccaaggctgtaaatttttaaagaagcagactgtcacatctttcagaCAGCCATAGTTTCAGCTTCCCTCTTGCCACTATCTGGATCATTCCATGATTGTTCTTTCTAGTGCTGACATCTCTCAGGGGTCTAAATCTGCAAATCAAACTGCTGGACACAGGCCCCTCAAACTCGTTAAAAACCAAAGCACTGTGACTCCCCAGAACCACCACCCAGATCTTACTCTTCCCTGCCCTCTCTGTTCTGCTCACAGCCCCACCAACCACACAGCTTTCCAAACTAAAATACCTGGAGACATTTTGTTCGCTCATTTCTCCTCATCCCCCCTGTGGAATCAGTGGTTTTCCTCAAATGTGACCCCTCTTCTccagtttttcatttcttttctttctctcccatctttttctttcaatagtgttattatcattgttgttagttgctgaagagttgactctgactcatgacaaccgcatatataacagaacaaaatgttgacaGTCCTATGCAGGGCTTTGAATTGGGCCCCTTGCTGAAGGTGGAAATGCACATTCTAAGCAAGGGGTTGAACGCTAATGAACTGGTTCAGAgccctggtcctatgccattctcatgatcattggtatgtttgagtccaactATGGTTATTATGGTAGCTAACTTTATCCCCCACTTTATCACCTGGATTTTGTTATTCCAGGGACTGTTCACCTTATCCTCTGATAGAAAATAGAGTGGGATCAGATCATCTCTACCCAGGCAGAGATTAAACTG comes from Elephas maximus indicus isolate mEleMax1 chromosome 7, mEleMax1 primary haplotype, whole genome shotgun sequence and encodes:
- the FAM111A gene encoding serine protease FAM111A codes for the protein MSCKKRRSQKVPLDEKSNRKIDQYFPRVTKEQENNSNILQMKTGLKTGSRKCLRDITNTQAQRSKSPQGNPKDQATPPNKTITITLDVNHRDNENRRHKLTYSERDSLYVALNTLEAFKKEMETQQGKEVLVRGKEGIEGYINLGMPLQCIPEMSHLEITFVPGRSKQGNQILRQYDKTVSTDCVKFYIYAIGKETKRIVKHKRLHKKGFKLCVYAFKGETIKDALCKDGRFLSFLENDDWKLIENLDTVLESTLPVDDFEGKLFEVEVKKRTSPRATTSQNSESQQRHTIMLRPYIVDQYPSLERQSEKIREDFQKERKKKKSLLSFHKENFGKLVINSTTMKEHKDFSHFGQSVGYISWDNNGNKGSATCFVFRGRHVLTCRHVINLIVGEGVESSKWADIISQCARVTFAYEESKDQEKNCFFFESRFEVSDVTLDYAVLQLRENGQPVPVGLYDRISPVPLNGLLHIIGHPDGKVKSTDNCLVIPLGQREKKCQEHIQARKAEGCDPHVYMHTEKSFKEIVGNPDVITYDTTFYFGSSGSPVFDSKFSLVAMHTAGYPYKYQNGFSSLIEFGTTMVAILHDIKQNHGMWYQAECIDQQDVEMVSDED